A region of the Acidobacteriota bacterium genome:
CCCTCCTTCTGTGTGCCGAAGGGTAAAAGAAAAGCGGCAAGGCGTCTTTTCGCTGCTTGCCGCGTTTTTGCTGTGCTTGCTGAAATGTTGTCCGGCAAGCTGCCAGCTTGTCGAAACCTTGGTTGTCAGTCCATTGGCTTAACAGCCACGCTTCGACAAGCTGGCAGCCTTGTCATTACCCACATTTTTCCAGTTTCCTGGTCTTTGATTTCAGGGGCGGCTTCTGCTCTTCGCCCCAGCGGGGCGGGATGTTTATAGCATTCAGGCCAAGATCACCCCCAAGCTCCAGAGGAGCGACATCTGTCAGATGTCGCTCCTCTGGAGCTTGGGAAACAATGAACCGCCCAAGCTATAAATATCCGGCTCCTACGGAGCCAAGAGAGGCACCACTTTTCTCAAAGAAACCTCGAAAATTCTGGCTTCGAGCCAAATCAAAAAATGTGGGTAATGACAAGGCTGGCAGCTTGCCGGACAACCCAGCCGCTACGAACCAATCTATTGCTGCAACCCGTTGCGATACGCGCGCGGCGTCAATGACGTGAGCTTGCGGAAGAGCGTCGTGAAATGGCTTTGGTTTTTGAAGCCGGTGCGCAGCCCGATTTCGACGATGGGCAGTGCGCTGGCCGTGAGCAATTGTTTGGCGGCCTCGATGCGCCGTTGCATCAGGTATTGAATCGGCGTCTGGCCGGTTGTTTGTTTGAAGGCGCGGGCGAAGTGGTATTGGCTCAATTCGACGGCCTCGGCGATTTCGGTCAGCGATAAATCGCGGTCGAGATTGGCTTCGATGAATTCGAGCGCGCGGCGCTGTTTGAGCGGCGGCAAGCCGCCAAATTGCAGATCGGGCACGAGGCTGTTGGTCGAATAGTGGCGCAGCAAATGCACGGCCAGCGTGTTGACCAGCGATTCGGCATACAGCCGTCCGGTCGGCATGCCGCTATCCAATTCGGCGACCAGCACGTGCGCAATGGAGCGGATCAATTCATCGCGTTGGCTGCACGCCAGCACGATTTCAGAACGCTGTGCCACAGAAAAATCCGCCGCCGCTTGCCGTATGAAATCGGGAGCCAGGAAGATTGCCGCGTATTCCAACTCATCGTTCCAATCGGCTGAAAAGTCTAAGCCGTGCGGCGTGATGCTAACTTGCCCAACGGCGGGCGAGCGGCGTTGCACCACGCCATTTTCGTTGCGTCCTTCGATGGTGATCGAGCCTGCGAGCGGCACGAAGACTTCGCAAGCGTGCCGCAGTTGATAATCCAGATGGCCCGGACGCACGCGATAGTGGCCGATCTTCACGCCCGTCCATTCGGTGCTGTGTTTGAATAGCAGCAGGGAATCGGTCGCCGGGCGTTGTTTGGGTTGTGGATTGACGAGCAGTCGTTGCGGGGTAGCCATCGTTTTGCCTTCTCCCTCTGCCTGAGAGAGCTTGCCCTCAGGTCTGATTATTTGGTTGACCGTATGCCGTGATAGGCGACGTTGATGTCCAGCTTGCCCGCCCATTTTTTGGGCACGGGCGTATTTAACGCCCAGTGAATACCATTGATGACCAGTCTTTGAAAAGCCTCAACCTGAAAATC
Encoded here:
- a CDS encoding helix-turn-helix transcriptional regulator; this encodes MATPQRLLVNPQPKQRPATDSLLLFKHSTEWTGVKIGHYRVRPGHLDYQLRHACEVFVPLAGSITIEGRNENGVVQRRSPAVGQVSITPHGLDFSADWNDELEYAAIFLAPDFIRQAAADFSVAQRSEIVLACSQRDELIRSIAHVLVAELDSGMPTGRLYAESLVNTLAVHLLRHYSTNSLVPDLQFGGLPPLKQRRALEFIEANLDRDLSLTEIAEAVELSQYHFARAFKQTTGQTPIQYLMQRRIEAAKQLLTASALPIVEIGLRTGFKNQSHFTTLFRKLTSLTPRAYRNGLQQ